One region of Salvelinus namaycush isolate Seneca chromosome 3, SaNama_1.0, whole genome shotgun sequence genomic DNA includes:
- the LOC120043922 gene encoding transcription elongation factor SPT4-like, giving the protein MAPKVTECATVLNLCGLHGWLALSPNYLYLAHQSRGTQPVYSQQKETTLRHTIDQFEYDGCDNCESYLQMKGNREMVYECTSSSFDGVIAQMSPEDSWVAKWQRISNFKPGVYAVTVTGRLPPGITQPFDSMY; this is encoded by the exons ATGGCACCCAAAGTTACTGAG TGTGCCACAGTGCTCAATTTATGTGGCCTGCACGGCTGGTTGGCACTCTCCCCTAATTACCTCTACTTGGCCCATCAGAGTCGGGGTACCCAGCCCGTGTACTCCCAGCAGAAGGAGACAACGTTGCGGCAC ACTATTGACCAGTTTGAATATGATGGCTGTGACAACTGTGAGTCGTACCTTCAGATGAAGGGGAATCGAGAGATGGTATATGAGTGTACAAGTTCCTCGTTTGATGG GGTGATAGCCCAGATGAGTCCAGAGGACAGCTGGGTGGCCAAGTGGCAGAGAATCA GTAACTTCAAGCCAGGTGTCTATGCTGTGACGGTGACAGGGCGGTTACCTCCAGGAAT AACGCAGCCTTTTGACAGCATGTACTAA